One genomic segment of candidate division KSB1 bacterium includes these proteins:
- a CDS encoding zinc-dependent metalloprotease, with product MPKSAGIFAFMFFYFLSLSSVSAQSTQPKALFEQVLVEQTPLSAPQAKILDYIQKDTATIRFAVVKINPALFLEEKTINLNLFPNENFTTTTNKIDQRGEQDFSWHGNAPGHFSNILLTVYKEAVAGYIIIDDDYFNVRSIGNGLHVLIQVDPRKSARCGTGAASNSNASSRDNNTAFARGEIFKSSTTNHLAKTMSNTIIKVLVAYTTAAKNLAGEENGITAIINSAKDAANISYTNSAVAIELQIAHTEEVNYSETSASVAKTPRYCSNLGPFDLSVMLTDFQAGNGAMASIPNLRGLYGGDVAVLLVAPGFLPGNDNGQAFEINVPADEAFCVVNYDQAAAAGAWTFAHEIGHLQGCRHDKAADKCNDPYPHGHGYFLPNTNWRTMMAVGSGTRIQHWSNPNIFYQGVRTGDTTTANNALVLTQRAGTVANFVEEISGTISSNKTISGIASLTANVTVSSGVTLTMAATAQVFFRDGVSLTINSGANLIINAGAKLKFASGARIIVNGKITADSNDPNKRITFTGTTATPGFWNGITINSGSSTNVSTLRRCDVQYATTGITITYTG from the coding sequence TTGCCCAAGTCCGCCGGAATTTTTGCATTCATGTTTTTTTATTTTTTGAGTCTGAGTTCCGTATCCGCCCAATCAACCCAGCCCAAAGCGCTTTTTGAACAAGTTCTTGTCGAGCAAACACCTTTATCAGCGCCGCAGGCAAAAATATTGGATTACATACAAAAAGATACCGCCACGATTCGTTTTGCCGTGGTTAAAATAAATCCAGCCTTGTTTCTCGAGGAGAAAACGATCAATCTTAATCTCTTTCCCAACGAAAATTTTACAACGACAACGAACAAAATCGACCAAAGAGGCGAGCAGGACTTTAGCTGGCATGGCAACGCGCCTGGACACTTCAGCAATATTTTGCTCACCGTTTACAAAGAAGCTGTCGCCGGTTATATCATTATTGATGATGATTACTTCAACGTGCGGTCCATCGGAAATGGCTTGCACGTGCTCATTCAAGTGGACCCCAGAAAATCTGCACGCTGCGGCACAGGAGCAGCCTCTAATTCAAACGCCTCTTCCCGCGACAATAATACAGCCTTCGCACGAGGTGAAATTTTCAAATCCTCAACAACGAATCATCTTGCCAAGACGATGAGCAATACGATCATCAAGGTTTTGGTGGCCTATACAACTGCAGCCAAAAATTTGGCCGGAGAGGAGAATGGCATAACCGCAATTATTAATAGTGCTAAAGATGCTGCCAATATCTCATACACGAATAGTGCCGTTGCCATTGAGTTGCAAATTGCTCATACCGAGGAAGTAAATTATTCGGAAACTAGTGCGTCTGTTGCAAAAACTCCCAGATATTGTAGTAATCTAGGACCTTTTGATTTGTCAGTCATGTTAACCGATTTTCAAGCCGGTAACGGCGCCATGGCTTCTATTCCCAATCTTCGCGGTCTTTACGGAGGAGATGTAGCCGTTTTACTTGTCGCGCCAGGTTTCCTGCCTGGAAATGATAATGGTCAAGCGTTCGAGATAAACGTACCCGCTGATGAGGCATTTTGCGTCGTCAACTATGATCAAGCTGCCGCAGCAGGAGCATGGACATTCGCACATGAGATTGGCCACTTGCAAGGCTGCCGGCATGATAAAGCTGCCGATAAATGTAATGACCCTTATCCTCATGGGCACGGCTATTTCCTACCTAATACTAATTGGCGAACAATGATGGCAGTCGGCAGCGGCACACGAATCCAACATTGGTCGAATCCCAATATTTTTTATCAAGGTGTTCGAACAGGCGATACGACAACTGCCAATAATGCCCTTGTGCTCACACAAAGGGCCGGAACGGTCGCTAATTTCGTCGAGGAAATAAGCGGAACCATCAGCAGCAATAAAACCATATCAGGCATTGCGTCATTAACGGCTAATGTCACGGTGAGCAGTGGTGTAACGCTTACCATGGCGGCAACGGCGCAAGTCTTCTTTAGAGACGGCGTCTCCTTGACAATTAACAGCGGCGCCAATTTGATCATTAATGCCGGCGCCAAGTTAAAATTTGCTTCAGGCGCAAGAATAATCGTCAACGGCAAAATTACTGCGGACAGTAACGATCCCAACAAGCGCATCACCTTCACCGGCACCACGGCCACGCCCGGTTTCTGGAACGGCATCACCATCAACTCCGGCAGCAGCAC